A window of Conger conger chromosome 13, fConCon1.1, whole genome shotgun sequence contains these coding sequences:
- the dcun1d5 gene encoding DCN1-like protein 5 isoform X6, with product MPVKKKRKSSGSEDPGLRRCKISRTQAPGRLMNPEDHFSSKKCLSWFYEYAGPDEVLGPEGMEKFCEDIGVEPENIIMLVLAWKLEAPNMGFFTKEEWLKGMTSLQCDCTERLQGKLDYLRSQLNDAAAFKNIYRYAFDFARDKDQRSLDMDTAKSMLALILGRTWPLFPVFHQFLEQSKYKVMNKDQWYNVLEFSRTVHVDLSNYDEDGAWPVLLDEFVEWQKARLSL from the exons ATGCCtgtgaagaagaagagaaagtcTTCAGGTTCGGAGGACCCTGGCCTTAGGAGGTGTAAAATTTCCAG GACACAAGCCCCTGGGAGGCTGATGAATCCTGAAGATCACTTTTCCAGCAAGAAGTGCCTCTCCTGGTTTTATgaatatgcag GCCCAGATGAGGTGTTGGGACCAGAGGGTATGGAGAAGTTCTGTGAGGACATTGGTGTGGAGCCAGAGAAC ATAATTATGTTAGTCTTAGCCTGGAAACTAGAGGCACCAAATATGGGATTTTTCACAAAGGAGGAGTGGCTAAAGGGAATGACCTCTCTGCA atGTGACTGTACGGAACGTTTACAAGGAAAGCTCGACTACCTGCGTTCTCAGCTCAACGACGCGGCAGCGTTTAAGAATATCTACAGATATGCCTTCGACTTTGCCCGG gACAAAGACCAGCGTAGCCTTGACATGGACACTGCCAAGTCCATGCTCGCTCTGATCCTAGGGAGGACGTGGCCCCTCTTTCCAGTTTTCCATCAGTTTTTGGAG CAATCCAAGTACAAAGTGATGAACAAGGACCAGTGGTACAATGTCTTAGAGTTCAGCAGGACCGTCCACGTGGACCTCAGCAACTATGACGAGGACGGTGCCT GGCCTGTGTTGCTGGACGAGTTTGTGGAGTGGCAGAAGGCCCGTCTGTCATTATAG
- the dcun1d5 gene encoding DCN1-like protein 5 isoform X4: MPVKKKRKSSGSEDPGLRRCKISSSFCRTQAPGRLMNPEDHFSSKKCLSWFYEYAGPDEVLGPEGMEKFCEDIGVEPENIIMLVLAWKLEAPNMGFFTKEEWLKGMTSLQCDCTERLQGKLDYLRSQLNDAAAFKNIYRYAFDFARDKDQRSLDMDTAKSMLALILGRTWPLFPVFHQFLEQSKYKVMNKDQWYNVLEFSRTVHVDLSNYDEDGAWPVLLDEFVEWQKARLSL; the protein is encoded by the exons ATGCCtgtgaagaagaagagaaagtcTTCAGGTTCGGAGGACCCTGGCCTTAGGAGGTGTAAAATTTCCAG CAGTTTTTGCAGGACACAAGCCCCTGGGAGGCTGATGAATCCTGAAGATCACTTTTCCAGCAAGAAGTGCCTCTCCTGGTTTTATgaatatgcag GCCCAGATGAGGTGTTGGGACCAGAGGGTATGGAGAAGTTCTGTGAGGACATTGGTGTGGAGCCAGAGAAC ATAATTATGTTAGTCTTAGCCTGGAAACTAGAGGCACCAAATATGGGATTTTTCACAAAGGAGGAGTGGCTAAAGGGAATGACCTCTCTGCA atGTGACTGTACGGAACGTTTACAAGGAAAGCTCGACTACCTGCGTTCTCAGCTCAACGACGCGGCAGCGTTTAAGAATATCTACAGATATGCCTTCGACTTTGCCCGG gACAAAGACCAGCGTAGCCTTGACATGGACACTGCCAAGTCCATGCTCGCTCTGATCCTAGGGAGGACGTGGCCCCTCTTTCCAGTTTTCCATCAGTTTTTGGAG CAATCCAAGTACAAAGTGATGAACAAGGACCAGTGGTACAATGTCTTAGAGTTCAGCAGGACCGTCCACGTGGACCTCAGCAACTATGACGAGGACGGTGCCT GGCCTGTGTTGCTGGACGAGTTTGTGGAGTGGCAGAAGGCCCGTCTGTCATTATAG
- the dcun1d5 gene encoding DCN1-like protein 5 isoform X5 translates to MPVKKKRKSSGSEDPGLRRCKISSFCRTQAPGRLMNPEDHFSSKKCLSWFYEYAGPDEVLGPEGMEKFCEDIGVEPENIIMLVLAWKLEAPNMGFFTKEEWLKGMTSLQCDCTERLQGKLDYLRSQLNDAAAFKNIYRYAFDFARDKDQRSLDMDTAKSMLALILGRTWPLFPVFHQFLEQSKYKVMNKDQWYNVLEFSRTVHVDLSNYDEDGAWPVLLDEFVEWQKARLSL, encoded by the exons ATGCCtgtgaagaagaagagaaagtcTTCAGGTTCGGAGGACCCTGGCCTTAGGAGGTGTAAAATTTCCAG TTTTTGCAGGACACAAGCCCCTGGGAGGCTGATGAATCCTGAAGATCACTTTTCCAGCAAGAAGTGCCTCTCCTGGTTTTATgaatatgcag GCCCAGATGAGGTGTTGGGACCAGAGGGTATGGAGAAGTTCTGTGAGGACATTGGTGTGGAGCCAGAGAAC ATAATTATGTTAGTCTTAGCCTGGAAACTAGAGGCACCAAATATGGGATTTTTCACAAAGGAGGAGTGGCTAAAGGGAATGACCTCTCTGCA atGTGACTGTACGGAACGTTTACAAGGAAAGCTCGACTACCTGCGTTCTCAGCTCAACGACGCGGCAGCGTTTAAGAATATCTACAGATATGCCTTCGACTTTGCCCGG gACAAAGACCAGCGTAGCCTTGACATGGACACTGCCAAGTCCATGCTCGCTCTGATCCTAGGGAGGACGTGGCCCCTCTTTCCAGTTTTCCATCAGTTTTTGGAG CAATCCAAGTACAAAGTGATGAACAAGGACCAGTGGTACAATGTCTTAGAGTTCAGCAGGACCGTCCACGTGGACCTCAGCAACTATGACGAGGACGGTGCCT GGCCTGTGTTGCTGGACGAGTTTGTGGAGTGGCAGAAGGCCCGTCTGTCATTATAG